From one Sparus aurata chromosome 16, fSpaAur1.1, whole genome shotgun sequence genomic stretch:
- the LOC115566456 gene encoding uncharacterized protein LOC115566456 isoform X5: MKSTSDLFSWRTLGKWHFGSSRNLVMSTPWLHTVWEENAWLHSNVTSVVRFRLAEMEEKLRVIIDERIEKLVLPSGIPPTMEELQTTVKENFGISEEFSFQYLDSDFDNYFTLHKTDQIKHKDTIKVVYAAPIILNLQQVESLDISFGQQSTDCDSVSYAESSVSYAESSASNAESSASNAESSAGTSSSLDTIILPRRLSTTERCQPWPKQFPIPQFAYETEMYLERAVEDYRNNGTLLTASKVKADILEKLAETVYMYTAYPSSAQMCDVAEALVKKYPCLKEPGSFSGYYGWQQSLKYKMANYRTKLRGYGVPEVMCNALKRKSPADQKSAKNVKKPRKAEVNYLPPYPAGEDEESQEQERIQLLTEVRKRDNNKLIKEKMAKTFAHRRNEIVNQSPTIEDIKARWPALFEASNIQGEFHRITTVHLESKFMSKLDEYSPRLLNLFHSKGGTAGLRLQTILLKAPINPTINITRDIVIRCLMLYLGESADQLFKEYDDADEDSVAQDLAVQEMKIYSIQTNLSEGTEDIGIVIDGTKVLTALGNFPRACAMLIGLTYAVNLAYPKELRYTFEAFQKLFLELDCSKLSPKVNTLKNKLLA, encoded by the exons ATGAAGAGCACCTCAGATCTTTTCAGTTGGAGGACACTGGGAAAATGGCACTTTGGGAGCAGCAGAAACTTGGTGATGTCTACCCCTTGGCTGCATACAGTGTGGGAGGAAAACGCTTGGTTACACTCAAACGTCACATCTGTTGTTCGGTTTAG GCTGgcagagatggaggaaaaactgCGAGTTATCATCGACGAACGAATTGAGAAGTTGGTCCTTCCATCAGGAATCCCACCGACTATGGAGGAGCTGCAAACTACTGTGAAAGAGAACTTTGGAATTTCTGAGGAGTTCAGTTTTCAATATTTGGACTCAGACTTTGACAATTACTTCACTCTGCATAAAACTGACCaaattaaacacaaagacacGATAAAGGTTGTCTATGCTGCCCCGATAATTCTTAACTTGCAGCAAGTTGAAAGTTTGGACATTTCTTTTGGTCAACAATCAACAGACTGTGACTCAGTATCTTATGCAGAGTCATCAGTATCTTATGCAGAGTCATCAGCATCAAATGCAGAGTCATCAGCATCAAATGCAGAGTCCTCTGCTGGAACATCATCTTCACTGGACACCATTATCCTGCCAAGACGGTTAAGCACCACTGAACGATGTCAGCCATGGCCAAAGCAGTTCCCCATTCCACAGTTTGCATATGAGACTGAGATGTACCTTGAAAGAGCTGTTGAAGACTACAGAAATAATGGAACACTTCTGACTGCCTCAAAGGTCAAGGCAGACATATTGGAGAAGCTGGCTgaaactgtatatatgtatacagcTTATCCGTCAAGTGCACAGATGTGTGATGTTGCTGAGGCACTTGTCAAGAAATATCCTTGTCTGAAGGAACCTGGCTCCTTCTCAGGTTACTATGGCTGGCAACAAAGCCTCAAATACAAGATGGCAAATTATCGCACCAAACTCCGTGGTTACGGTGTTCCTGAGGTGATGTGCAATGCCTTAAAGCGCAAGAGCCCTGCAGACCAGAAATCTGCCAAGAATGTGAAAAAGCCTCGAAAGGCAGAAGTAAACTACCTCCCACCTTACCCAgcaggagaggatgaggaaagTCAAGAACAGGAAAGGATTCAGTTGCTAACTGAAGTAAGGAAACGAGACAACAACAAATTGATCAAAGAAAAGATGGCCAAAACCTTTGCACACCGAAGAAATGAAATCGTCAACCAGTCACCCACCATAGAGGACATAAAAGCCAGATGGCCAGCTTTATTTGAGGCATCTAAT ATCCAGGGTGAGTTTCACAGAATCACAACGGTGCACCTGGAATCAAAGTTCATGTCCAAGCTGGATGAATACTCTCCCAGGCTTCTGAACCTCTTCCACTCAAAGGGCGGGACCGCGGGATTGAGGTTGCAGACTATCCTACTGAAG GCTCCAATCAATCCTACCATCAACATAACCAGAGACATTGTCATCCGGTGTCTGATGTTGTACCTTGGGGAATCTGCTGATCAGCTCTTTAAAGAGTATGAT GATGCAGATGAAGACAGTGTGGCACAGGACCTTGCTGTACAAGAGATGAAAATCTACAGCATCCAGACTAATCTGTCAGAGGGTACAGAGGACATCGGAATCGTGATAGACGGAACAAAGGTCCTGACTGCTCTGGGTAACTTTCCGAGGGCTTGTGCCATGCTCATTGGTTTGACATATGCAGTGAATCTAGCCTATCCCAAGGAGCTCAGGTACACTTTTGAAGCCTTTCAGAAACTCTTCCTTGAACTGGATTGTTCAAAGCTTTCCCCAAAAGTGAACACCCTCAAGAACAAGCTTCTGGCTTAA
- the LOC115566456 gene encoding uncharacterized protein LOC115566456 isoform X7: protein MEEKLRVIIDERIEKLVLPSGIPPTMEELQTTVKENFGISEEFSFQYLDSDFDNYFTLHKTDQIKHKDTIKVVYAAPIILNLQQVESLDISFGQQSTDCDSVSYAESSVSYAESSASNAESSASNAESSAGTSSSLDTIILPRRLSTTERCQPWPKQFPIPQFAYETEMYLERAVEDYRNNGTLLTASKVKADILEKLAETVYMYTAYPSSAQMCDVAEALVKKYPCLKEPGSFSGYYGWQQSLKYKMANYRTKLRGYGVPEVMCNALKRKSPADQKSAKNVKKPRKAEVNYLPPYPAGEDEESQEQERIQLLTEVRKRDNNKLIKEKMAKTFAHRRNEIVNQSPTIEDIKARWPALFEASNIQGEFHRITTVHLESKFMSKLDEYSPRLLNLFHSKGGTAGLRLQTILLKAPINPTINITRDIVIRCLMLYLGESADQLFKEYDDADEDSVAQDLAVQEMKIYSIQTNLSEGTEDIGIVIDGTKVLTALGNFPRACAMLIGLTYAVNLAYPKELRYTFEAFQKLFLELDCSKLSPKVNTLKNKLLA, encoded by the exons atggaggaaaaactgCGAGTTATCATCGACGAACGAATTGAGAAGTTGGTCCTTCCATCAGGAATCCCACCGACTATGGAGGAGCTGCAAACTACTGTGAAAGAGAACTTTGGAATTTCTGAGGAGTTCAGTTTTCAATATTTGGACTCAGACTTTGACAATTACTTCACTCTGCATAAAACTGACCaaattaaacacaaagacacGATAAAGGTTGTCTATGCTGCCCCGATAATTCTTAACTTGCAGCAAGTTGAAAGTTTGGACATTTCTTTTGGTCAACAATCAACAGACTGTGACTCAGTATCTTATGCAGAGTCATCAGTATCTTATGCAGAGTCATCAGCATCAAATGCAGAGTCATCAGCATCAAATGCAGAGTCCTCTGCTGGAACATCATCTTCACTGGACACCATTATCCTGCCAAGACGGTTAAGCACCACTGAACGATGTCAGCCATGGCCAAAGCAGTTCCCCATTCCACAGTTTGCATATGAGACTGAGATGTACCTTGAAAGAGCTGTTGAAGACTACAGAAATAATGGAACACTTCTGACTGCCTCAAAGGTCAAGGCAGACATATTGGAGAAGCTGGCTgaaactgtatatatgtatacagcTTATCCGTCAAGTGCACAGATGTGTGATGTTGCTGAGGCACTTGTCAAGAAATATCCTTGTCTGAAGGAACCTGGCTCCTTCTCAGGTTACTATGGCTGGCAACAAAGCCTCAAATACAAGATGGCAAATTATCGCACCAAACTCCGTGGTTACGGTGTTCCTGAGGTGATGTGCAATGCCTTAAAGCGCAAGAGCCCTGCAGACCAGAAATCTGCCAAGAATGTGAAAAAGCCTCGAAAGGCAGAAGTAAACTACCTCCCACCTTACCCAgcaggagaggatgaggaaagTCAAGAACAGGAAAGGATTCAGTTGCTAACTGAAGTAAGGAAACGAGACAACAACAAATTGATCAAAGAAAAGATGGCCAAAACCTTTGCACACCGAAGAAATGAAATCGTCAACCAGTCACCCACCATAGAGGACATAAAAGCCAGATGGCCAGCTTTATTTGAGGCATCTAAT ATCCAGGGTGAGTTTCACAGAATCACAACGGTGCACCTGGAATCAAAGTTCATGTCCAAGCTGGATGAATACTCTCCCAGGCTTCTGAACCTCTTCCACTCAAAGGGCGGGACCGCGGGATTGAGGTTGCAGACTATCCTACTGAAG GCTCCAATCAATCCTACCATCAACATAACCAGAGACATTGTCATCCGGTGTCTGATGTTGTACCTTGGGGAATCTGCTGATCAGCTCTTTAAAGAGTATGAT GATGCAGATGAAGACAGTGTGGCACAGGACCTTGCTGTACAAGAGATGAAAATCTACAGCATCCAGACTAATCTGTCAGAGGGTACAGAGGACATCGGAATCGTGATAGACGGAACAAAGGTCCTGACTGCTCTGGGTAACTTTCCGAGGGCTTGTGCCATGCTCATTGGTTTGACATATGCAGTGAATCTAGCCTATCCCAAGGAGCTCAGGTACACTTTTGAAGCCTTTCAGAAACTCTTCCTTGAACTGGATTGTTCAAAGCTTTCCCCAAAAGTGAACACCCTCAAGAACAAGCTTCTGGCTTAA